The Amphritea atlantica sequence TCAGTTTCTGTGTTGAGCAGATAGAAACCGCGGTCAGTCTGCTGCCGGTCTGCGAGATAGAGGAACTGGCGAAGCTCAAAGCGTTACTGGCAGAGGATCCCGGGAACCTGGATGAAACCTTCAGCGACTACCTGAATGATCTGCAGTTAAGCTTTGCAAACCTGCATGTAGAGTTTGGTCAGTGCTGGTTCGCACTGGACTGATACGGCGTTATTACTGCTCTGTCGCGTCTGATCGCTGCAGCGTTTAAGGCGATACGATGACAAGCCCTCTGCCGCCTGAGCATCAGCCGCCGCTGCCTTACCTCAGTGACACCGGCCATGATGAGGCGTTTCCGGTTGCCGGAGAGGTGCGCCCTCACTGGCGTTACCTGCTCGATAGCCTCGGCCAGCTGGGTGCCGATGAGATGGGCCAGCGCCAGATAAAAACCCAGCGAATCCTGCGCGATGATGGCGCGGTCTATAACTCAGCAGATCAGCCTGATCAGAGTAAGGTATGGGAACTGGATCCGGTTCCCCTGATACTGCAAAGCGACGAATGGAGTCAGATCGAAGCCGGCCTGATCGAAAGAGCCGAGCTGCTCAATCTTATTCAGCAGGACCTTTACGGTGAGCGGCAACTGATCCGGCATGGCATTCTGCCGCCCGAACTTCTGTTTGCCCATAAAGGCTTTATTCGCGCCAGTCACAATGTCCGCTTACCCGGCGAGCAACAGCTGATATTTCACTCTGCCGACCTGATCAGAACCCCCGACCAGGGCTTCTGTATCCTGACTGACAGAACCCAGGCCCCCCGGGGCATCGGCTACTCACTGGAAAACCGCACGGTGATGTCGCGAGTATTTCCCAGCATTTTCCGCGACAGTCAGGTCCACCGGCTGGCTGTTTTTTATCAGTCCCTGCGGCAGACACTCCACGCTCTGGCACCCGCCGCTGTGGATAAAAGCAATCCCTCTATTGTGCTGCTGACCCCTGGTACGTACAGCCCGTCTTATTTTGAGCATACCTATCTGGCCAACTATCTGGGTTATCCACTGGTACAGGGCCGCGACCTGACCGTTCGCGGTGGCCGGGTGTGGATGAAATCGGTGAGCGGACTGCATCCGGTGGATGTCATTCTGCGCTTTGTTGATGATCCGCTCTGTGACCCTCTCGAGCTGCGTGGCGACTCTCAGCTGGGAGTCGCCGGACTGCTGGAAGCCGCACGCAATGGCAACGTCAGCATTGTGAACCCGATTGGTACCGGGCTGCTCGAAAACCCGGCGTTGATGAAATACCTGCCGGCCATCAGCGAGTTTTTCCTCGGACGCACACTTCAGCTAGCCTCCGTCAACAGTTATTGGGGCGGTGATGCAGCAGACCTTATATATATACTGGCTAATTTTTCTCAGCTGGTGTTAAAAGGAATTACCCCCCTGACAGGCGGCAGCATACTGCTCCGGGAGCTTTCAGCGGCGCATCAGCAGCAGTGGAAGGATGAGATTTTACGTCACCCCAAACGCTATGTGGCACAAGATTATCTGGAGCCCTCATCCTGCCCGACCCTTATCGGGGGAACCCTGCAGCCCCGCCGTATTCTGATGCGCAGCTTTGCGGTGGCCTCAGGGCAGTCATATACTATTTTACCCGGCGGCCTGGCACGCATTGCCCCCAGCCAGAACGATTTCAGGGTATCTCAGGTGCAGGGATCACTGACAAAAGACACCTGGGTACTGGCCTCTGAACCCGAAAAACAACTGACCCTGAAAACGCCTCCCAGCCGTTCAGCCCTGCCCTTTACCGGACAGATCAACCTGCCAAGCCGGGTGGTCGAAAACCTCTTCTGGCTGGGACGCTATGCCGAACGGGCCGAAGCCTCGGCCAGGTTGTTACGGGCTGCGCTGTTACAACTTAACAGCAACGTTCGGCTACCGACTGAATCCCGGGCGCTGCTGCTCACAGCGATTACCCGTGTAACCGGTACCTTGCCGGGCTTTGTTAATGCTCAGGCAAACACCTCGCTAACACACCCCGATCATGAACTCCTGTCGGTGATTCTCGATAAAAATCGGAATGGTGGCCTGAAAAACACCCTGCTTGCCATGTTCAACTGTGCGGAAGAGGTGAAAGAGCTGCTGTCTACCGATGTTCAACGCATCATTAACACCCTCAGAGACGAGCTGAGCCGACTCAAACTGACCCTCTCTCAAGGGCTGGGCTCTGTTCCGGAAGAGGCGTTCGACTCTATCATCACCAACCTGCTGGCGCTCGCCGGCCAGGCCCATGAGAGTATGTTCCGGGGCACCGGCTGGAGCTTTCTGGAGATCGGCCGACGACTCGAAAAAGCCAGCCTGAGCGCCGAATTGATGCGGGCTATGCTGGTCGACTGTGCAGAAGACAGCACCCAGGAACTGGCCCTTGAAACCACGCTGTTAAGTATGGAAGCGCTCATTTCCTACCGCCGACGCTATCTGGCCGAGCTCAATGTTGCCGACGGTTTACACCTTATGCTACTGGACAAGAACAATCCCCGCTCGCTACTCTTTCTGCTGGAGCAGATCAGCAACCAAATGAAACAACTTCGCCAGTCAACCGATGGCCCGGGCCTCAGTGCCGAAGAGAAGCAGTTGCTGGCAGCCCGCACGGCACTTCAATTGTCAGATATTGATGAGCTGATAAAAGCGGACGATGACGGATTGATCCGGGCAAACCTTGAACAACTGCTGTCGCATCTCAAAGCTCAGCTATATGAGGCGGCGAAACTTATCAGCAGCCGGTATTTTGATCACTCCGGCGGTCCAAAACAGATCCTTCTGAACGGCTGGGAACAACACAGAAAACGTCCAGATCAGACGCCCTGATACCATAACACAGCCATCTGCAACGCCCGGATTCTCATGTTGAAGTCCATTTTTATTCCGGTGCTATCATCTTGCGGCAAATATCCTGCCTGACCGATATTATTGATACTAAAACGAGGGATTATTAATTTTATTCATCTTAAAAATAATCTATCGACTTATACTGCTAGGTAATAATTTCTCATCCGGAGCCAATTATGCGCTATCTGCTGTTTCTAAGTGCACTGCTAAGCCTTTCCCTGAACCTTCAGGCTGCGCCGCCTTTTGTGATTGGCCAGGTGGTCGTAAAAGGAGATCCCTGGGAGTTCCAGGAATACCATAAAGTGAAGCATCTGAGGAAATCCGGACTGACCGTACTCGACGTTGGACCCGGTAATGAGCGTGGCGCAATAATGAGGTTAAGAAGCCGTGGACACTGGGCAGCCTTAAACCTTATCGCCAATAAAACGGCGACTACAGATGATCCCTTCCGTATTTATCAATGGCACTTTGACCGCATACAGGCAGACGCAGCCTGGGGTCTGGCGACGGGTGAAGGGGTTAGCGTAGCAGTACTGGATACCGGACTGATGAGCGGAGGGCCTGACGGGATTAATTCCGTTTGCCCGGACGCATTGGGAGCAACGGGAGGATGGGATATCGTTAACGACGATAGCAGCCCGGTTGACGGCGATGGCCATGGCACCCATGTCAGCGGGA is a genomic window containing:
- a CDS encoding circularly permuted type 2 ATP-grasp protein → MTSPLPPEHQPPLPYLSDTGHDEAFPVAGEVRPHWRYLLDSLGQLGADEMGQRQIKTQRILRDDGAVYNSADQPDQSKVWELDPVPLILQSDEWSQIEAGLIERAELLNLIQQDLYGERQLIRHGILPPELLFAHKGFIRASHNVRLPGEQQLIFHSADLIRTPDQGFCILTDRTQAPRGIGYSLENRTVMSRVFPSIFRDSQVHRLAVFYQSLRQTLHALAPAAVDKSNPSIVLLTPGTYSPSYFEHTYLANYLGYPLVQGRDLTVRGGRVWMKSVSGLHPVDVILRFVDDPLCDPLELRGDSQLGVAGLLEAARNGNVSIVNPIGTGLLENPALMKYLPAISEFFLGRTLQLASVNSYWGGDAADLIYILANFSQLVLKGITPLTGGSILLRELSAAHQQQWKDEILRHPKRYVAQDYLEPSSCPTLIGGTLQPRRILMRSFAVASGQSYTILPGGLARIAPSQNDFRVSQVQGSLTKDTWVLASEPEKQLTLKTPPSRSALPFTGQINLPSRVVENLFWLGRYAERAEASARLLRAALLQLNSNVRLPTESRALLLTAITRVTGTLPGFVNAQANTSLTHPDHELLSVILDKNRNGGLKNTLLAMFNCAEEVKELLSTDVQRIINTLRDELSRLKLTLSQGLGSVPEEAFDSIITNLLALAGQAHESMFRGTGWSFLEIGRRLEKASLSAELMRAMLVDCAEDSTQELALETTLLSMEALISYRRRYLAELNVADGLHLMLLDKNNPRSLLFLLEQISNQMKQLRQSTDGPGLSAEEKQLLAARTALQLSDIDELIKADDDGLIRANLEQLLSHLKAQLYEAAKLISSRYFDHSGGPKQILLNGWEQHRKRPDQTP